One genomic window of Pecten maximus chromosome 3, xPecMax1.1, whole genome shotgun sequence includes the following:
- the LOC117323556 gene encoding uncharacterized protein LOC117323556 isoform X1, whose product MADQDSSGDSDGDIPGSETADVSHHDGGFKQFFSSVKKLSKRVASLSESPASSPTIPRENARSPNDSTSNPQGSSGDAFFGKVFDDQHSSQSTSTTPEHVYDFSYRSRGVAVLIVNVTFRDKIMSPDRIYAKHDIEVFEKILKALNFTIIKLIDHSTADLRRRLEEIRSSLTSDCDCFLCLISSHGLETRISDDKRKRQHTTFTYDRWIPTDSIIRPFTENQCRCLSGKPKLFFIQACRTVHRSADADSIDRGVITTEAVCQPPGHHGDVRDNPVRLEGTGNTAIDNLKTDQDDLNSSSQDLSQSVREKVNLDEIPFADETDDSDDPDFSTADNSRASYYPPRPRQSDDVDFCTIPCYPHCLVMFSSAPERFAWSNDFKGGWLPYCMYKVLYKMAQRHFRIDLLQALTEVNETMAKSLETNSPSDKVLHQVKSAACIYHMLTKDIYFTPKYAPVPVVDRVQVSAV is encoded by the exons ATGGCCGATCAGGACTCGAGTGGAGACAGCGATGGGGACATACCCGGAAGTGAGACTGCGGACG tctCACATCACGACGGCGGCTTCAAACAATTCTTTTCGAGTGTGAAAAAGTTGTCGAAGCG TGTGGCTAGCTTGAGTGAGTCCCCAGCATCAAGTCCGACGATACCTCGAGAAAATGCCCGGTCTCCCAACGACAGTACATCAAATCCCCAGGGATCATCTGGTGATGCCTTCTTTGGAAAGGTCTTCGACGACCAACACAGTTCACAGTCCACGTCCACTACACCTGAACACGTGTATGACTTTAGCTATAGGTCACGTGGTGTGGCTGTTCTGATCGTGAACGTGACCTTTCGTGACAAGATAATGTCTCCAGATAGAATATATGCCAAGCATGACATTGAAGTGTTCGAGAAAATATTAAAAGCGTTGAACTTTACCATTATAAAACTGATTGATCATTCTACAGCGGATTTACGTAGACGACTTGAAG aAATACGTTCGTCTTTGACCTCGGACTGTGACTGCTTCCTGTGCCTGATCAGCTCACACGGTCTGGAAACGAGGATATCCGACGATAAACGGAAGCGACAACACACGACCTTCACCTACGACCGTTGGATACCTACCGATAGTATCATCAGACCTTTTACAGAGAACCAATGTCGATGTCTGAGTGGGAAACCCAAACTCTTCTTCATACAG GCATGCCGGACCGTTCACCGGTCAGCGGACGCCGACTCGATAGACAGGGGGGTCATTACTACGGAGGCCGTATGTCAGCCGCCTGGTCATCATGGTGACGTCAGAGATAATCCTGTGCGATTGGAGGGGACAGGGAACACTGCGATAGATAACTTGAAGACCGACCAGGACGATCTGAACTCCTCATCACAAGACCTCTCTCAGTCTGTTCGAGAGAAAGTCAATTTGGATGAAATTCCTTTCGCTGACGAAACCGACGACAGCGATGACCCTGACTTTTCTACAGCTGATAATTCACGTGCGTCATATTACCCTCCTCGCCCGCGCCAGTCTGATGACGTGGACTTTTGTACAATCCCCTGCTATCCGCACTGTCTCGTCATGTTCTCATCTGCCCCAG AACGTTTCGCATGGTCCAATGACTTCAAGGGAGGATGGTTGCCGTACTGTATGTATAAAGTTCTCTATAAGATGGCACAACGTCACTTCCGGATCGACCTTCTACAAGCTCTAACGGAAGTGAATGAGACTATGGCGAAAAGCTTGGAGACAAACTCACCCAGCGACAAGGTTCTGCATCAAGTCAAGTCCGCCGCTTGTATCTACCATATGCTTACAAAGGATATTTATTTCACACCCAAGTACGCCCCAGTACCTGTGGTCGATAGAGTACAAGTCTCGGCAGTGTAA
- the LOC117323556 gene encoding uncharacterized protein LOC117323556 isoform X2: MLLSEEVINYYNDIPPQNDPDYSRVASLSESPASSPTIPRENARSPNDSTSNPQGSSGDAFFGKVFDDQHSSQSTSTTPEHVYDFSYRSRGVAVLIVNVTFRDKIMSPDRIYAKHDIEVFEKILKALNFTIIKLIDHSTADLRRRLEEIRSSLTSDCDCFLCLISSHGLETRISDDKRKRQHTTFTYDRWIPTDSIIRPFTENQCRCLSGKPKLFFIQACRTVHRSADADSIDRGVITTEAVCQPPGHHGDVRDNPVRLEGTGNTAIDNLKTDQDDLNSSSQDLSQSVREKVNLDEIPFADETDDSDDPDFSTADNSRASYYPPRPRQSDDVDFCTIPCYPHCLVMFSSAPERFAWSNDFKGGWLPYCMYKVLYKMAQRHFRIDLLQALTEVNETMAKSLETNSPSDKVLHQVKSAACIYHMLTKDIYFTPKYAPVPVVDRVQVSAV, translated from the exons ATGTTGCTCAGTGAGGAAGTCATAAATTACTACAATGATATTCCACCTCAAAACGACCCCGACTATTCACG TGTGGCTAGCTTGAGTGAGTCCCCAGCATCAAGTCCGACGATACCTCGAGAAAATGCCCGGTCTCCCAACGACAGTACATCAAATCCCCAGGGATCATCTGGTGATGCCTTCTTTGGAAAGGTCTTCGACGACCAACACAGTTCACAGTCCACGTCCACTACACCTGAACACGTGTATGACTTTAGCTATAGGTCACGTGGTGTGGCTGTTCTGATCGTGAACGTGACCTTTCGTGACAAGATAATGTCTCCAGATAGAATATATGCCAAGCATGACATTGAAGTGTTCGAGAAAATATTAAAAGCGTTGAACTTTACCATTATAAAACTGATTGATCATTCTACAGCGGATTTACGTAGACGACTTGAAG aAATACGTTCGTCTTTGACCTCGGACTGTGACTGCTTCCTGTGCCTGATCAGCTCACACGGTCTGGAAACGAGGATATCCGACGATAAACGGAAGCGACAACACACGACCTTCACCTACGACCGTTGGATACCTACCGATAGTATCATCAGACCTTTTACAGAGAACCAATGTCGATGTCTGAGTGGGAAACCCAAACTCTTCTTCATACAG GCATGCCGGACCGTTCACCGGTCAGCGGACGCCGACTCGATAGACAGGGGGGTCATTACTACGGAGGCCGTATGTCAGCCGCCTGGTCATCATGGTGACGTCAGAGATAATCCTGTGCGATTGGAGGGGACAGGGAACACTGCGATAGATAACTTGAAGACCGACCAGGACGATCTGAACTCCTCATCACAAGACCTCTCTCAGTCTGTTCGAGAGAAAGTCAATTTGGATGAAATTCCTTTCGCTGACGAAACCGACGACAGCGATGACCCTGACTTTTCTACAGCTGATAATTCACGTGCGTCATATTACCCTCCTCGCCCGCGCCAGTCTGATGACGTGGACTTTTGTACAATCCCCTGCTATCCGCACTGTCTCGTCATGTTCTCATCTGCCCCAG AACGTTTCGCATGGTCCAATGACTTCAAGGGAGGATGGTTGCCGTACTGTATGTATAAAGTTCTCTATAAGATGGCACAACGTCACTTCCGGATCGACCTTCTACAAGCTCTAACGGAAGTGAATGAGACTATGGCGAAAAGCTTGGAGACAAACTCACCCAGCGACAAGGTTCTGCATCAAGTCAAGTCCGCCGCTTGTATCTACCATATGCTTACAAAGGATATTTATTTCACACCCAAGTACGCCCCAGTACCTGTGGTCGATAGAGTACAAGTCTCGGCAGTGTAA